AAAATATGGAGATGATCTTCCATGCCATTGATTCTGTACAGGTGACAGTTTTTATTGGTAAGCAACTGATGGATAAAGGCATAAAGTCTTTTCTTTTCAGATTGAAGCAGGCTTGGCTCCCGATGTTTGGTAGAAAAAATAATGTGGAAAATTATTTGGGTATAAGTGCTCATAGACGAATTTGGTTTTAAAAGTGAAGGATAGTTGAATTTAAAAATTTTCTGTCAAAAATAGTTCGACCCCTTCAGGGTCGTGCAAAATTAAACGGATATCTTTTATCCACGGGCAGCGGCCCGTGGTTATTGAGAAGTTTGACCCCGTTCGGGGTCTTTTCAAAAAAACCGGAAACTAGAATAGATGACCACGGAGTGGTCCAACTTTTCAATAGCCCCCGGTGCAACCGGGGGTAAGAATGATCGATAAATGATGGCAACAACCCTGAAGGGGTTGAACTTATCGGAAAATGGAATTACTCCCGACAACTTAACGGAATCCGAAAAATAGTAGGACGGAGTTGCATACTTCCGCCCAGGCAAACGAATATTATACACATAGATGGGTTCTAATTCCCTGTTTTGTTGAGGGAAGAAATGAGGTCTACATCTACCAATTCCAATGAAGTAACCATATCCTTGACCGTCTCTTTGTATTTAAGAAAATGTGCCTTGGTAATGTGGGTTTGGTAGGCAGCATTATCTGCATAAATTTCCAATATGGTGATTTTTGAAGGGTCACTTTTATCGGCAACAGCATAGTAGGTTAATACACCAGCTTCTTTCAGAATTGCAGCATTCATTTGTTCTTTTAGTGCTACTTGATAGGCTTCTAATTGTAAAGGGTCAACTTTGATGATAGCCAACCTTACCATCTGATTTTTTTCCTGTGCATACAGCCCATTCCCAAATAAAAGAAGAAAAAAAAATAGACATAGCAACAAACCTTTTGTCTTTTGTATTTTTCCCCTGTGGGTTTCAAAGTTGATTATTTTCATATCCTTGGAGTTTTTATCTACTTATCATTTTTATCCCCCTTCCTCTATCCTAATCTCCTCCTCCGTCAATCCATACAACTCATAGACCAAGGCATTGATCTCCCGGTCGAGGCGGATGATGTCGGATTGGAGGGATTGGGCCTCTATTGATTTGTTTTTCAATAATTTCATCTCATTCTTTTTAAAATATTTTTTCCCTCTGTATAAAAAGAGCCATAAGCTAAAATTTGATCAAAAAGGGATTCAAACTAATTTGTTTTTGAAGATAAGGAATAAAGTAATTTTTCGGTCAATGGAGGGAAAAAAACCAAAAATTAAGAATGAATAATTAAGGATAAGGAATGTTTGTGAAGACACAAACATTGGCGTTAGAAAAGAATCAAAAATTCTGAATGATGAATGACTCTCCGTGTTCTCTGCGTCCTCAGTGGTAAAAAATTGTCAATTCCTTTTGGGACCCTTTGCGAAACCTTCGCGTCCATTGCGTTTAGAATCCATAGCTAAAAACAATCGATTGTTTAGGTAAATGAATAATATTCTGAACTTGGAAGTCGATCTTAATTTGGATTCAAATTATATTTTATATATTTAAAAACACTACTTTTACAATCACGTTTATTTTTCATAACATCACTTACAAATACTCATGGATTATAATCCAACTGTAAATATCCCAAATAGATTAAACACCAGGCTCAATTTAGAGTCATCGGTGATTAATGTATTGGCCACAGTAATCAGATGGGCAGAAATTTTTGCAGGAATAATTGGGGTAGTTCTGATTAGTATACCATCTCTTTTTTTTATTCCAATACTGTATATTTATTTGGTTAAGTTAAGAAATGACATCTCAAAAGAGACTGCTAAAATTTATGAATCGATCAACAATTCTGATCCAAAAGAATTAATTGACATCCATTTGGCAATAGAGAAATTAATAACTCAAATGAAAGAGTTGCTGCAAAGCAAACAAACCCTTGAAAAAGTGTTCTTTACAAAGGGAATTGCCAAACAAATGGATAAAATATTCAACAACCTTTCAGATCTTGAGAAAACCCTTAAGAAGGCAGCTTACCCTGATTTAAATACTGAACTTTCAAAGGAAGATATTCAATATTTTCAGGAAAACATTTCACCTGAGGGTTGGGACGATGAAGATTCAAATGTTTACGAGCAATACCTGTAAGCATGCATTATTCGGTTGGAGATGTGGTACTTGTAAAGTTCCCCTGGAAAGATGAAAACAACGAGATACAAAGCAAACCAAGGCCTGCTATTATTTTTAAAACCCAAAGCGAAATCAAAATTGCTTTAATAAAAATCACTTCCAAAAACAGATTGAATCAGTTTCCAGGCAGGTGGATTGTCCAAAATTCAAAGCTTGGTAGACAAATGGGATTGTTGATGGACTCATTTATCCACCTTCAGGAGCTTTACTGGATAAATCCAAAACTAATCATTCGGAAAATCGGAAATTATCCTGAGATGGAATCCATATCAGCAGATATACATAAACTCGGAATCAGAATAAGACCGGAAATCACCTGATATTTTTTTTGGGTGATTTTATGTTTCCCCCTTTTTACAACCCGAACTTATATGAATTCAAATTTTCATTGTTTCAAAAGGAAATTCTAATTAGGAATTCAGTTGTGCCAATTGCGGTTTAAAAAAATCCGGATTCTGGAGAAGCAGGATAACTGGAAAAGGAATGAATAATTCATATTGATTAATAAAAACTATAACCCAACCTATCCATGGTTTTAATTTCCACCTGCTTCAGCTGGTGGTTAATTGGGAATCAACAACATTTCCGGCTTTAGCCACAAGAGAAGGAATAATTCAGAATATGAAATGTTTGTGGTGACACAAACAGCGGCGGAAAATATTCACCGAAGAGACCCAGAGGAGGATTCGAATTCAAGAAACTGAACGAAACCGAGAAGTGAATTGAACTTTTCAGAATTGGGTTTTCAAATCACAAAAAAAAAAGGGTGGAATTGCAAATCCCACCCAGTTCTAAGTCAATTATATAAACTACTCCCAGACGGGGGTTGAACTTTTCAGAAATGGAATTACTCCCGACAGCTTTACGGAATCCGAAAAATAGTTGGGCGGAGTTGCAAACTCCGCCCAGTCAAACGCTTAAACTATACCCAGGCGGGGTTGAACTTATTGAAAAAAACAATTCATTTGATTTCGATCATCCATCCAAACTTCTTAGCTTGATTTATGAAATCTTTGATGTTTTCCGGGTTCCATTGGGTACAAGTTGATATTGTCTGATCTTGCAGTTTAATCACTTCTTCTTCTTTGATATAATGTCTTTTATGTCCCCACCTAGAAAAAATATTTTCTGCATTGGCAGTAAGATCAAAAACTCCAAAACTTCCTTGGATAGAATCTGGATAATCGCGCTTTAATTCAGAATATGTCAAATCTGGATTTCTTTCCACATGGGATTTTATAACAGCATGAACCAACCTTCCTTTATTATACTCTCCTCCTTGAAAAATAAATTTTGAATAATCTTTTGAGCTGTAAGAGAATTTAAAAAAGGTATCAGATATGACAAAAATTTCATTCTTTTCACTCCTAAATCTCTTTATGGTCATTCCTGCAATAGGAATACCTAGGTATTGATATCCATTCGATAATTTTTCCTGCAAACCTGCACTAATACTTGATCCTACTAAAAGTCCAACCCATTTTGGTTCAGTTTCTTCTATCCAGTAATTATGAAATTGAAAAATCTGAGATCTAACATCCAAATAATTCTCTAATTGCTTTAAACTTAATTCATTTATTTCATTCAATTTGATTTCAACAATCCCCAGATATTCCCCACCATATTTAGCAAGAATATCAATCCTCCCGTCGCCTGTTTTCCTCCCACTCTTTAGTGCTATTTCTGCGTCTAAAACTTCAACTTCTGAAAAATTCTGCTCATCAAGTTTTAGAATATCTTCATTCTCTAAAAGATATGCTTCCATTGCTAATTCCTTCCAAAAAGCATAAGGCTTCATGGGAATATTGTTTGCTGTAAACTGTCTGAATATTGCCATTACCTAATTGAATAAATCACTCATTCCACCAAAATTTAAAATTTTCTTCACCTATTTCTTTTTGAATTTCTTCAACTAACCAATATAAATCTGAAATAATCGAATAATGTAAAGAGCCTTGTTTAAAGTCTTGAAATTGAAAATAACTAGCGCTTAATATTGTTACTCCAAACAAGGAAATAAATATTTTTAGAAAATCAATCAGGTATAAAAAATCTTCCCAGAAATTATTCAAATGATTAAATTCTACCTCATGTTCATTGTGAGCCAAGAACTTGTTCCTTATAAATTTCACATCATCAGATTTCCTTTTTATTGACAGTGAATTAAAAATATCCTTGAAGAATTTCGCTAATTCATTTGGGTTGTCAAATTTTATCGGTAGATACTCGATGCCTAATTTTGATTTGATGAGAGAAAATTCTATATAATCATTTGTAACTAAAGGAAAATAGCTAGTGATTTGAAAATTATAATCTAATAATTCTTCGATACTCCTTACAAGATGATGTTTGTTTTTTTTATCAAATACTTTTGATAAATGAATTATAGCTAGGTCACTTGATGAAGCCTGCAATTGTCCAAAAAGCTTATTTAGATTTTTATTTGGCGCATTTTTCAATGCAATATAATTCTCTCCAATTGTTCTTTGAATCACATAATGATGAATTGCTAACATTGTATCAGACACTATACCATCCTGGAAATAATCCTCAAGGCTTCCAATTATTTTTTTTGTGCTCACCCCTCACCCCCTTCCACTATCCTAATCTCCTCCTCCGTCAATCCATACAACTCATACACGAGCTTATCGATCTCGCGGTCGAGGCGGGTGATGTCGGATTGGAGGGATTGGGCTTTGGCTTTTTGTTCATGGAAATAGGCCATCCATTCCGCTTCTTCCGACAGACTCAACTTCACCT
This window of the Aquiflexum balticum DSM 16537 genome carries:
- a CDS encoding putative quinol monooxygenase — protein: MKIINFETHRGKIQKTKGLLLCLFFFLLLFGNGLYAQEKNQMVRLAIIKVDPLQLEAYQVALKEQMNAAILKEAGVLTYYAVADKSDPSKITILEIYADNAAYQTHITKAHFLKYKETVKDMVTSLELVDVDLISSLNKTGN
- a CDS encoding type II toxin-antitoxin system PemK/MazF family toxin is translated as MHYSVGDVVLVKFPWKDENNEIQSKPRPAIIFKTQSEIKIALIKITSKNRLNQFPGRWIVQNSKLGRQMGLLMDSFIHLQELYWINPKLIIRKIGNYPEMESISADIHKLGIRIRPEIT
- a CDS encoding PDDEXK family nuclease is translated as MKPYAFWKELAMEAYLLENEDILKLDEQNFSEVEVLDAEIALKSGRKTGDGRIDILAKYGGEYLGIVEIKLNEINELSLKQLENYLDVRSQIFQFHNYWIEETEPKWVGLLVGSSISAGLQEKLSNGYQYLGIPIAGMTIKRFRSEKNEIFVISDTFFKFSYSSKDYSKFIFQGGEYNKGRLVHAVIKSHVERNPDLTYSELKRDYPDSIQGSFGVFDLTANAENIFSRWGHKRHYIKEEEVIKLQDQTISTCTQWNPENIKDFINQAKKFGWMIEIK